From Microcystis aeruginosa NIES-2549, a single genomic window includes:
- a CDS encoding S9 family peptidase, with product MSHQISAYGSWKSPITSDLIVAASISLGGVTLDGEDIYWLEGRPQEKGRNVLVKLNPDGTTTEITPAPFNVRTRVHEYGGGSYLIVAGIIYFCNFADQRIYRQTAESLPQPLTPENSCRYADLILDEFRNRLICVCEDHSQKDREPVNSIVSIDVDTGEIETLVSGDDFYTSPRLTADGSRLAWISWNHPNMPWDSSFLWVADINNLYLSNIRVIAGGENESVCEPRWSADQQLYFTSDRNDFWNFYCFKYDEQIEQVLEPIEAEFAYPHWVFGLSNYGFAGESQIICSYTKNGRWYLGSIDTVNREFREIITADTNISSLQVSDNKIVFIGGSFREVTAVVSMDLATGTREILKSSSNLTISSDYFSIPEMLAFPTSQGLTAYAWYYPPKNPDYTAPNGELPPLLVKSHGGPTAAATSSLSLRVQYWTSRGFGYLDVNYGGSTGYGRQYRQRLQGNWGIVDVEDCINGAKYLVNQGLVDGERLAISGGSAGGYTTLAALTFHDTFKAGASYYGVSDLEVLATDTHKFESRYLDKLVGRYPEEKEIYYQRSPIHFTAQLSCPVIFFQGLEDRVVPPNQAEMMVEALKAKGLPVAYVPFAGEQHGFRQAESIKRALDAEFYFYSRLFGFTPADNLEPVEIK from the coding sequence ATGTCTCATCAAATATCAGCTTACGGTTCCTGGAAATCACCGATTACCTCCGATCTAATTGTGGCAGCATCGATTAGTCTTGGCGGTGTAACTCTAGATGGAGAAGATATTTATTGGTTAGAAGGCAGACCACAGGAAAAGGGGCGAAATGTTTTAGTTAAATTAAACCCCGACGGCACAACCACAGAAATCACCCCAGCACCTTTTAATGTGCGAACTCGTGTCCATGAATACGGGGGAGGTTCCTATCTAATTGTTGCTGGAATTATCTATTTTTGTAATTTTGCCGACCAAAGAATTTATCGCCAAACTGCTGAGAGTTTACCCCAACCTCTGACCCCAGAAAATTCCTGTCGTTATGCGGATTTAATTCTCGATGAATTTCGCAATCGTTTAATCTGTGTTTGTGAAGATCATAGCCAAAAAGATCGGGAACCGGTTAATAGTATTGTCAGCATCGATGTGGATACAGGAGAAATAGAAACTTTAGTATCTGGCGATGATTTTTATACCTCTCCTCGCTTAACTGCCGACGGTTCTCGATTAGCTTGGATTAGTTGGAATCATCCTAATATGCCTTGGGATAGTTCTTTTCTCTGGGTGGCGGATATTAATAATCTTTATTTGAGTAATATTCGGGTCATTGCTGGTGGTGAAAATGAGTCGGTGTGTGAACCGCGCTGGTCTGCCGATCAACAGTTATATTTTACCAGCGATCGCAATGATTTCTGGAACTTTTATTGCTTTAAATACGATGAACAAATAGAACAAGTTCTCGAACCCATCGAGGCTGAATTTGCCTATCCTCATTGGGTTTTTGGTTTATCTAACTACGGTTTTGCTGGGGAATCCCAGATTATTTGTAGCTATACAAAAAATGGTCGTTGGTATTTAGGAAGTATCGATACTGTTAATCGGGAATTTCGAGAAATTATTACTGCTGATACTAACATTTCTTCCCTACAAGTTAGCGATAACAAAATAGTTTTTATTGGCGGTTCTTTCAGGGAAGTAACGGCGGTTGTCTCAATGGATTTAGCCACAGGAACGAGAGAAATTCTCAAATCTTCCAGTAATTTAACTATTTCTAGCGATTATTTCTCGATTCCGGAAATGCTCGCTTTTCCCACCAGTCAGGGACTAACGGCCTATGCTTGGTATTATCCGCCCAAAAACCCCGATTATACCGCCCCCAATGGCGAATTACCGCCCCTTTTAGTCAAAAGTCACGGTGGACCGACGGCTGCGGCCACCTCTAGTTTAAGTCTGCGGGTGCAATACTGGACCAGTCGCGGTTTTGGCTATCTAGATGTCAATTATGGCGGTAGTACGGGTTATGGTCGTCAATATCGTCAGCGTTTGCAGGGAAATTGGGGAATTGTCGATGTGGAAGACTGCATCAACGGGGCAAAATATTTGGTTAATCAGGGATTAGTCGATGGGGAAAGATTGGCAATTTCTGGAGGCAGTGCCGGTGGTTATACAACTTTAGCAGCCCTAACTTTTCATGATACTTTTAAAGCAGGAGCTAGTTATTACGGAGTTAGTGATTTAGAGGTTTTAGCCACCGATACCCATAAATTCGAGTCGAGATATTTAGATAAATTGGTGGGACGTTATCCCGAAGAAAAGGAAATTTACTATCAGCGCTCGCCTATTCATTTTACCGCTCAGTTATCCTGTCCGGTGATCTTTTTCCAAGGTTTAGAAGATCGGGTGGTTCCACCCAATCAAGCGGAAATGATGGTAGAAGCTCTAAAAGCAAAAGGTTTACCCGTCGCTTACGTTCCCTTTGCGGGAGAACAACATGGATTTCGTCAAGCTGAATCGATAAAACGAGCATTAGATGCAGAATTTTATTTTTATTCCCGTCTCTTTGGTTTTACTCCTGCCGACAATTTAGAACCCGTAGAAATTAAGTAG